A single Oncorhynchus tshawytscha isolate Ot180627B linkage group LG01, Otsh_v2.0, whole genome shotgun sequence DNA region contains:
- the LOC112246368 gene encoding cdc42 effector protein 4: MPILKQLTSNQSKRRSRADLTVEMISAPLGDFRHTMHVGRGGDAFGDTSFLSTRSGEPPKEQVPEVQQSSPGPKPGLLSRTFRSSKRSQSVNRGDMYKNNSLAPPGGSPNFVKNAISLPYLNDEDVVRMGGGQQMPKSVSSSPLKKLPEVDGIRKPVNGASAMAMLDLEFDERNFGELTDLPPSHPRGGGMKHAESIMSFHIDLGPSMLGDILSVMEKKGWEEDDLGYEEGKGSEGRGSPPFSPPTTEDEIEDQVDLQAPVRPPRTYPQQKVMADPLYTPRRNYHPHSHLDSCSVSSSGSAALEEKPLHHLQEGDTDSAKYSSRGAGGEDDKDFSFMDEDDDEIRV, translated from the coding sequence ATGCCTATTCTCAAGCAGCTAACCTCGAACCAGTCCAAGCGTCGCTCCCGGGCCGACCTGACTGTGGAGATGATCAGCGCCCCTCTGGGGGACTTCAGACACACCATGCATGTGGGTCGTGGCGGGGACGCCTTCGGGGACACCTCTTTCCTAAGTACCCGGTCTGGGGAGCCGCCTAAAGAACAAGTGCCAGAGGTCCAGCAGAGCTCCCCTGGACCCAAACCAGGCCTGCTGTCCCGAACCTTCAGGAGCAGCAAGCGCTCCCAGTCGGTGAACCGCGGTGACATGTACAAGAACAACTCGTTGGCGCCCCCCGGTGGCTCGCCAAACTTTGTGAAGAACGCCATCTCCCTGCCCTACCTCAATGACGAGGACGTGGTAAGGATGGGCGGTGGTCAGCAGATGCCCAAGAGTGTCTCCTCCAGCCCCCTGAAGAAGCTGCCCGAGGTCGAtggaatcagaaaaccagtcaacgGTGCCTCGGCCATGGCTATGCTGGATCTGGAGTTTGACGAGCGTAACTTTGGAGAACTGACTGACCTGCCCCCATCACATCCTCGGGGTGGCGGGATGAAGCACGCGGAGTCCATCATGTCATTCCACATTGACCTGGGACCCTCCATGCTGGGGGACATCCTCAGCGTCATGGAAAAGAAGGGCTGGGAGGAAGACGACCTGGGGTACGAGGAGGGGAAGGGCAGTGAGGGCCGCGGGTCACCCCCCTTTAGCCCTCCCACCACGGAGGATGAGATCGAGGACCAGGTGGATCTACAGGCTCCAGTCAGGCCCCCACGCACCTATCCTCAGCAGAAGGTCATGGCCGACCCCCTCTACACCCCTCGCAGGAACTACCACCCCcacagccacctggacagctgctCTGTGTCCTCCTCCGGCTCTGCCGCTCTTGAGGAGAAACCACTCCACCATCTGCAGGAGGGGGACACGGACAGCGCCAAGTACAGCTCTCGGGGGGCTGGAGGGGAGGACGATAAAGACTTCTCCTTCATGGACGAGGATGATGATGAGATCAGGGTGTAA